A single Garra rufa chromosome 9, GarRuf1.0, whole genome shotgun sequence DNA region contains:
- the psmc4 gene encoding 26S proteasome regulatory subunit 6B — protein MEDGGVLVEKPQDDVPALLNSRPQTGLSFLAPEPEDLEDLYSRYKKLQQELEFLEVQEEYIKDEQKNLKKEFLHAQEEVKRIQSIPLVIGQFLEAVDQNTAIVGSTTGSNYYVRILSTIDRELLKPNASVALHKHSNALVDVLPPEADSSIMMLTSDQKPDVMYADIGGMDIQKQEVREAVELPLTHFELYKQIGIDPPRGVLMYGPPGCGKTMLAKAVAHHTTAAFIRVVGSEFVQKYLGEGPRMVRDVFRLAKENAPAIIFIDEIDAIATKRFDAQTGADREVQRILLELLNQMDGFDQNVNVKVIMATNRADTLDPALLRPGRLDRKIEFPLPDRRQKRLVFSTITSKMNLSEEVDLEDYVARPDKISGADINSICQEAGMLAVRENRYIVLAKDFEKAYKTVIKKDEQEHEFYK, from the exons ATGGAGGACGGCGGAGTGTTGGTTGAGAAACCTCAG GATGATGTGCCGGCCCTGCTGAATTCAAGGCCCCAGACCGGCTTGTCTTTCTTGGCTCCTGAACCAGAAGACCTGGAGGATCTTTACAGCAGATATAAG AAGTTGCAGCAGGAGCTGGAGTTTCTAGAGGTGCAGGAGGAGTACATTAAAGATGAACAGAAGAATCTGAAAAAGGAGTTCCTTCATGCCCAAGAGGAGGTGAAGAGGATACAGAGCATCCCTCTGGTTATTGGGCAGTTCCTGGAAGCAGTTGACCAGAATACTGCCATTGTGGGCTCAACCACAG GCTCAAACTACTATGTTCGGATTCTGAGCACAATTGACAGAGAGCTGCTGAAGCCCAATGCCTCCGTTGCTCTGCACAAGCACAGCAATGCTCTGGTGGACGTTCTGCCTCCAGAAGCTGACAGCAGCATCATGATGCTCACTTCAG ATCAGAAGCCAGATGTGATGTACGCAGACATCGGAGGGATGGACATCCAGAAACAGGAAGTGAGGGAGGCTGTGGAGCTCCCCCTCACACATTTTGAGCTCTATAAACAG ATTGGTATTGATCCACCCAGAGGAGTGCTCATGTATGGCCCACCTGGTTGTGGAAAGACCATGTTGGCAAAAGCTGTGGCTCACCATACCACAG CGGCCTTTATTCGTGTGGTGGGATCTGAGTTTGTGCAGAAGTATCTTGGAGAGGGTCCACGAATGGTGCGAGATGTCTTTCGACTGGCTAAAGAGAATGCCCCAGCCATCATCTTCATTGATGAGATTGATGCGATTGCTACCAAGCGTTTTGATGCACAGACTGGAG CTGATAGAGAAGTGCAGAGAATCCTGCTTGAGCTTCTCAATCAAATGGATGGGTTTGACCAGAATGTGAACGTGAAG GTTATCATGGCCACAAACAGGGCTGACACACTGGATCCAGCCTTGCTGCGCCCAGGTCGACTGGACCGTAAGATTGAGTTCCCTCTTCCTGACCGGCGACAGAAACGCCTGGTGTTCTCCACCATCACCAGCAAGATGAACCTCTCAGAGGAGGTTGACCTGGAGGACT ATGTTGCTAGGCCTGACAAGATCTCTGGTGCAGATATCAACTCTATTTGCCAGGAG GCTGGTATGCTGGCTGTGCGTGAAAACCGTTACATTGTGCTGGCTAAGGACTTTGAGAAGGCTTACAAGACGGTTATCAAGAAAGACGAGCAGGAACACGAGTTCTACAAGTAG